One window from the genome of Oryctolagus cuniculus chromosome 1, mOryCun1.1, whole genome shotgun sequence encodes:
- the VEGFB gene encoding vascular endothelial growth factor B isoform X2 has product MSPLLLRLLLAALLQLAPAQAPVPQPDAPGHQKKVVSWIDVYARATCQPREVVVPLTVELIGTVAKQLVPSCVTVQRCGGCCPDDGLECVPTGQHQVRMQILMVRYPSSQLGEMSLEEHSQCECRPKKRESAVKADSPRPLCPRCAQRRQRPDPQTCRCHCRRRSFLRCQGRGLELNPDTCRCRKLRR; this is encoded by the exons ATGAGCCCCCTGCTCCTCCGCCTGCTGCTCGCCGCGCTCCTGCAGCTGGCCCCCGCCCAG GCCCCTGTCCCCCAGCCTGATGCCCCTGGCCACCAGAAGAAAG TGGTGTCATGGATAGATGTGTACGCCCGCGCCACCTGCCAGCCACGGGAGGTGGTGGTGCCCTTGACCGTGGAGCTCATAGGCACTGTGGCCAAGCAGCTGGTGCCCAGCTGTGTGACCGTGCAGCGCTGCGGTGGCTGCTGCCCTGACGATGGCCTGGAGTGTGTGCCCACGGGGCAGCACCAGGTCCGGATGCAG ATCCTCATGGTCCGGTACCCGAGCAGTCAGCTGGGGGAGATGTCCCTGGAGGAACACAGTCAGTGTGAATGCAG accaaaaaagagagagagtgctgtGAAGGCCGACAG ccccaggcccctctgcccaCGCTGCGCCCAGCGCCGCCAGCGCCCTGACCCCCAGACCTGCCGCTGCCACTGCCGACGCCGCAGCTTCCTCCGTTGCCAAGGGCGGGGCTTAGAGCTCAACCCAGACACCTGCAG
- the VEGFB gene encoding vascular endothelial growth factor B isoform X1 has product MSPLLLRLLLAALLQLAPAQAPVPQPDAPGHQKKVVSWIDVYARATCQPREVVVPLTVELIGTVAKQLVPSCVTVQRCGGCCPDDGLECVPTGQHQVRMQILMVRYPSSQLGEMSLEEHSQCECRPKKRESAVKADRAATPHHRPQPRSVRGWDSAPGAPSPADVTHPTPAPGPSAHAAPSAASALTPRPAAATADAAASSVAKGGA; this is encoded by the exons ATGAGCCCCCTGCTCCTCCGCCTGCTGCTCGCCGCGCTCCTGCAGCTGGCCCCCGCCCAG GCCCCTGTCCCCCAGCCTGATGCCCCTGGCCACCAGAAGAAAG TGGTGTCATGGATAGATGTGTACGCCCGCGCCACCTGCCAGCCACGGGAGGTGGTGGTGCCCTTGACCGTGGAGCTCATAGGCACTGTGGCCAAGCAGCTGGTGCCCAGCTGTGTGACCGTGCAGCGCTGCGGTGGCTGCTGCCCTGACGATGGCCTGGAGTGTGTGCCCACGGGGCAGCACCAGGTCCGGATGCAG ATCCTCATGGTCCGGTACCCGAGCAGTCAGCTGGGGGAGATGTCCCTGGAGGAACACAGTCAGTGTGAATGCAG accaaaaaagagagagagtgctgtGAAGGCCGACAG GGCTGCCACTCCCCACCACCGTCCCCAGCCCCGCTCCGTTCGGGGCTGGGACTCCGCCCCCGGGGCACCCTCCCCAGCTGACGTCACTCATCCcactccagccccaggcccctctgcccaCGCTGCGCCCAGCGCCGCCAGCGCCCTGACCCCCAGACCTGCCGCTGCCACTGCCGACGCCGCAGCTTCCTCCGTTGCCAAGGGCGGGGCTTAG
- the DNAJC4 gene encoding dnaJ homolog subfamily C member 4 isoform X4 encodes MHSPWWAPLPSCPPVVMPPLWSLLPPRLCRRWPRSPPCRLFGAAAAQRSSPRNYYELLGVHPGASAAEVKRAFFAKSKELHPDRDPGNPALHGRFVELSEAYRVLSREQSRRSYDHQLRSASPPKSAGTTAHANPARQTHSSWEPPNAQYWAQFHRVRPQGPGARQQHQHNQRVLGYCLLLMLAGMGLHYAAFRKLEQVHRGFMDEKDRIITAIYNDTRARARANRARLQQERLQRQQPAPPGSPQDPRIVPGAPSP; translated from the exons ATGCACTCCCCTTGGTGGGCTCCTCTCCCCAGCTGCCCGCCCGTCGTCATGCCGCCCTTGTGGTCCCTGCTGCCCCCGCGCCTATGTCGCCGGTGGCCCCGCAGCCCTCCCTGCCGGCTCTTCGGAGCGGCCGCCGCGCAGCG ATCCAGCCCCAGGAATTACTATGAACTGTTGGGGGTGCATCctggtgccagcgctgcagaagTGAAACGCGCCTTCTTCGCCAAGTCCAAAGAG CTGCACCCGGATAGAGACCCTGGAAACCCAGCGCTGCACGGCCGCTTTGTGGAGCTGAGTGAGGCGTACCGCGTGCTCAGCCGTGAGCAGAGCCGCCGCAGCTATGACCACCAGCTCCGCTCAGCTAGCCCCCCAAAGTCTGCAGGGACCACAGCCCATGCCAATCCTGCCCGCCAGACACACAG ctcctgggaACCCCCCAATGCGCAGTACTGGGCCCAGTTTCACCGCGTGAGGCCGCAGGGACCGGGGGCCAGACAGCAGCACCAGCACAACCAGCGGGTACTGGGGTACTGCCTCCTGCTCATGCTGGCCGGCATGGGCCTGCACTACGCCGCCTTCAG gaagctggagcaggtgcACCGTGGCTTCATGGATGAAAAGGACCGGATCATCACGGCCATCTACAACGACACCCGGGCCAGGGCCAG GGCAAACAGGGCCAGGCTCCAGCAGGAGCGACTACAGAGGCAGCAGCCAGCGCCCCCCGGATCTCCCCAGGACCCCAGGATCGTGCCGGGGGCCCCCAGCCCTTGA
- the DNAJC4 gene encoding dnaJ homolog subfamily C member 4 isoform X6: MPPLWSLLPPRLCRRWPRSPPCRLFGAAAAQRSSPRNYYELLGVHPGASAAEVKRAFFAKSKELHPDRDPGNPALHGRFVELSEAYRVLSREQSRRSYDHQLRSASPPKSAGTTAHANPARQTHSSWEPPNAQYWAQFHRVRPQGPGARQQHQHNQRVLGYCLLLMLAGMGLHYAAFRKLEQVHRGFMDEKDRIITAIYNDTRARARANRARLQQERLQRQQPAPPGSPQDPRIVPGAPSP, encoded by the exons ATGCCGCCCTTGTGGTCCCTGCTGCCCCCGCGCCTATGTCGCCGGTGGCCCCGCAGCCCTCCCTGCCGGCTCTTCGGAGCGGCCGCCGCGCAGCG ATCCAGCCCCAGGAATTACTATGAACTGTTGGGGGTGCATCctggtgccagcgctgcagaagTGAAACGCGCCTTCTTCGCCAAGTCCAAAGAG CTGCACCCGGATAGAGACCCTGGAAACCCAGCGCTGCACGGCCGCTTTGTGGAGCTGAGTGAGGCGTACCGCGTGCTCAGCCGTGAGCAGAGCCGCCGCAGCTATGACCACCAGCTCCGCTCAGCTAGCCCCCCAAAGTCTGCAGGGACCACAGCCCATGCCAATCCTGCCCGCCAGACACACAG ctcctgggaACCCCCCAATGCGCAGTACTGGGCCCAGTTTCACCGCGTGAGGCCGCAGGGACCGGGGGCCAGACAGCAGCACCAGCACAACCAGCGGGTACTGGGGTACTGCCTCCTGCTCATGCTGGCCGGCATGGGCCTGCACTACGCCGCCTTCAG gaagctggagcaggtgcACCGTGGCTTCATGGATGAAAAGGACCGGATCATCACGGCCATCTACAACGACACCCGGGCCAGGGCCAG GGCAAACAGGGCCAGGCTCCAGCAGGAGCGACTACAGAGGCAGCAGCCAGCGCCCCCCGGATCTCCCCAGGACCCCAGGATCGTGCCGGGGGCCCCCAGCCCTTGA
- the DNAJC4 gene encoding dnaJ homolog subfamily C member 4 isoform X5 — MPPLWSLLPPRLCRRWPRSPPCRLFGAAAAQRSSPRNYYELLGVHPGASAAEVKRAFFAKSKELHPDRDPGNPALHGRFVELSEAYRVLSREQSRRSYDHQLRSASPPKSAGTTAHANPARQTHSSSWEPPNAQYWAQFHRVRPQGPGARQQHQHNQRVLGYCLLLMLAGMGLHYAAFRKLEQVHRGFMDEKDRIITAIYNDTRARARANRARLQQERLQRQQPAPPGSPQDPRIVPGAPSP; from the exons ATGCCGCCCTTGTGGTCCCTGCTGCCCCCGCGCCTATGTCGCCGGTGGCCCCGCAGCCCTCCCTGCCGGCTCTTCGGAGCGGCCGCCGCGCAGCG ATCCAGCCCCAGGAATTACTATGAACTGTTGGGGGTGCATCctggtgccagcgctgcagaagTGAAACGCGCCTTCTTCGCCAAGTCCAAAGAG CTGCACCCGGATAGAGACCCTGGAAACCCAGCGCTGCACGGCCGCTTTGTGGAGCTGAGTGAGGCGTACCGCGTGCTCAGCCGTGAGCAGAGCCGCCGCAGCTATGACCACCAGCTCCGCTCAGCTAGCCCCCCAAAGTCTGCAGGGACCACAGCCCATGCCAATCCTGCCCGCCAGACACACAG cagctcctgggaACCCCCCAATGCGCAGTACTGGGCCCAGTTTCACCGCGTGAGGCCGCAGGGACCGGGGGCCAGACAGCAGCACCAGCACAACCAGCGGGTACTGGGGTACTGCCTCCTGCTCATGCTGGCCGGCATGGGCCTGCACTACGCCGCCTTCAG gaagctggagcaggtgcACCGTGGCTTCATGGATGAAAAGGACCGGATCATCACGGCCATCTACAACGACACCCGGGCCAGGGCCAG GGCAAACAGGGCCAGGCTCCAGCAGGAGCGACTACAGAGGCAGCAGCCAGCGCCCCCCGGATCTCCCCAGGACCCCAGGATCGTGCCGGGGGCCCCCAGCCCTTGA
- the DNAJC4 gene encoding dnaJ homolog subfamily C member 4 isoform X3, which yields MHSPWWAPLPSCPPVVMPPLWSLLPPRLCRRWPRSPPCRLFGAAAAQRSSPRNYYELLGVHPGASAAEVKRAFFAKSKELHPDRDPGNPALHGRFVELSEAYRVLSREQSRRSYDHQLRSASPPKSAGTTAHANPARQTHSSSWEPPNAQYWAQFHRVRPQGPGARQQHQHNQRVLGYCLLLMLAGMGLHYAAFRKLEQVHRGFMDEKDRIITAIYNDTRARARANRARLQQERLQRQQPAPPGSPQDPRIVPGAPSP from the exons ATGCACTCCCCTTGGTGGGCTCCTCTCCCCAGCTGCCCGCCCGTCGTCATGCCGCCCTTGTGGTCCCTGCTGCCCCCGCGCCTATGTCGCCGGTGGCCCCGCAGCCCTCCCTGCCGGCTCTTCGGAGCGGCCGCCGCGCAGCG ATCCAGCCCCAGGAATTACTATGAACTGTTGGGGGTGCATCctggtgccagcgctgcagaagTGAAACGCGCCTTCTTCGCCAAGTCCAAAGAG CTGCACCCGGATAGAGACCCTGGAAACCCAGCGCTGCACGGCCGCTTTGTGGAGCTGAGTGAGGCGTACCGCGTGCTCAGCCGTGAGCAGAGCCGCCGCAGCTATGACCACCAGCTCCGCTCAGCTAGCCCCCCAAAGTCTGCAGGGACCACAGCCCATGCCAATCCTGCCCGCCAGACACACAG cagctcctgggaACCCCCCAATGCGCAGTACTGGGCCCAGTTTCACCGCGTGAGGCCGCAGGGACCGGGGGCCAGACAGCAGCACCAGCACAACCAGCGGGTACTGGGGTACTGCCTCCTGCTCATGCTGGCCGGCATGGGCCTGCACTACGCCGCCTTCAG gaagctggagcaggtgcACCGTGGCTTCATGGATGAAAAGGACCGGATCATCACGGCCATCTACAACGACACCCGGGCCAGGGCCAG GGCAAACAGGGCCAGGCTCCAGCAGGAGCGACTACAGAGGCAGCAGCCAGCGCCCCCCGGATCTCCCCAGGACCCCAGGATCGTGCCGGGGGCCCCCAGCCCTTGA
- the DNAJC4 gene encoding dnaJ homolog subfamily C member 4 isoform X2 yields MSVQLPGPRIRWDKISTHGGERADPQQREAPSRRGVIWRSVRLGTSSTSRWLSAGCGPGGGRGVLQVRASLRRSSPRNYYELLGVHPGASAAEVKRAFFAKSKELHPDRDPGNPALHGRFVELSEAYRVLSREQSRRSYDHQLRSASPPKSAGTTAHANPARQTHSSWEPPNAQYWAQFHRVRPQGPGARQQHQHNQRVLGYCLLLMLAGMGLHYAAFRKLEQVHRGFMDEKDRIITAIYNDTRARARANRARLQQERLQRQQPAPPGSPQDPRIVPGAPSP; encoded by the exons ATGAGCGTGCAGCTTCCTGGGCCCCGGATCAGGTGGGACAAGATTTCCACGCACGGGGGAGAAAGGGCTGACCCGCAGCAGCGAGAGGCACCCTCCAGGAGAGGGGTGATCTGGAGGTCGGTCCGTCTTGGGACCTCCTCCACCTCCCGGTGGCTGAGTGCggggtgtggcccaggaggagggaggggagtcCTGCAGGTTCGGGCCTCTCTCCGTAGATCCAGCCCCAGGAATTACTATGAACTGTTGGGGGTGCATCctggtgccagcgctgcagaagTGAAACGCGCCTTCTTCGCCAAGTCCAAAGAG CTGCACCCGGATAGAGACCCTGGAAACCCAGCGCTGCACGGCCGCTTTGTGGAGCTGAGTGAGGCGTACCGCGTGCTCAGCCGTGAGCAGAGCCGCCGCAGCTATGACCACCAGCTCCGCTCAGCTAGCCCCCCAAAGTCTGCAGGGACCACAGCCCATGCCAATCCTGCCCGCCAGACACACAG ctcctgggaACCCCCCAATGCGCAGTACTGGGCCCAGTTTCACCGCGTGAGGCCGCAGGGACCGGGGGCCAGACAGCAGCACCAGCACAACCAGCGGGTACTGGGGTACTGCCTCCTGCTCATGCTGGCCGGCATGGGCCTGCACTACGCCGCCTTCAG gaagctggagcaggtgcACCGTGGCTTCATGGATGAAAAGGACCGGATCATCACGGCCATCTACAACGACACCCGGGCCAGGGCCAG GGCAAACAGGGCCAGGCTCCAGCAGGAGCGACTACAGAGGCAGCAGCCAGCGCCCCCCGGATCTCCCCAGGACCCCAGGATCGTGCCGGGGGCCCCCAGCCCTTGA
- the DNAJC4 gene encoding dnaJ homolog subfamily C member 4 isoform X1, with product MSVQLPGPRIRWDKISTHGGERADPQQREAPSRRGVIWRSVRLGTSSTSRWLSAGCGPGGGRGVLQVRASLRRSSPRNYYELLGVHPGASAAEVKRAFFAKSKELHPDRDPGNPALHGRFVELSEAYRVLSREQSRRSYDHQLRSASPPKSAGTTAHANPARQTHSSSWEPPNAQYWAQFHRVRPQGPGARQQHQHNQRVLGYCLLLMLAGMGLHYAAFRKLEQVHRGFMDEKDRIITAIYNDTRARARANRARLQQERLQRQQPAPPGSPQDPRIVPGAPSP from the exons ATGAGCGTGCAGCTTCCTGGGCCCCGGATCAGGTGGGACAAGATTTCCACGCACGGGGGAGAAAGGGCTGACCCGCAGCAGCGAGAGGCACCCTCCAGGAGAGGGGTGATCTGGAGGTCGGTCCGTCTTGGGACCTCCTCCACCTCCCGGTGGCTGAGTGCggggtgtggcccaggaggagggaggggagtcCTGCAGGTTCGGGCCTCTCTCCGTAGATCCAGCCCCAGGAATTACTATGAACTGTTGGGGGTGCATCctggtgccagcgctgcagaagTGAAACGCGCCTTCTTCGCCAAGTCCAAAGAG CTGCACCCGGATAGAGACCCTGGAAACCCAGCGCTGCACGGCCGCTTTGTGGAGCTGAGTGAGGCGTACCGCGTGCTCAGCCGTGAGCAGAGCCGCCGCAGCTATGACCACCAGCTCCGCTCAGCTAGCCCCCCAAAGTCTGCAGGGACCACAGCCCATGCCAATCCTGCCCGCCAGACACACAG cagctcctgggaACCCCCCAATGCGCAGTACTGGGCCCAGTTTCACCGCGTGAGGCCGCAGGGACCGGGGGCCAGACAGCAGCACCAGCACAACCAGCGGGTACTGGGGTACTGCCTCCTGCTCATGCTGGCCGGCATGGGCCTGCACTACGCCGCCTTCAG gaagctggagcaggtgcACCGTGGCTTCATGGATGAAAAGGACCGGATCATCACGGCCATCTACAACGACACCCGGGCCAGGGCCAG GGCAAACAGGGCCAGGCTCCAGCAGGAGCGACTACAGAGGCAGCAGCCAGCGCCCCCCGGATCTCCCCAGGACCCCAGGATCGTGCCGGGGGCCCCCAGCCCTTGA